One window from the genome of Streptomyces sp. WZ-12 encodes:
- a CDS encoding AraC family transcriptional regulator codes for MKNVSLDDIDHVDRVVLPIGTDYPPGHLLDWHQHRRAQFLYGATGVMVVDTAEGTWTVPPERAVLIPAATPHRVRMLGVSTRSLYIEPDAVPWWPATCTVVDVPPLLRELLLSAVEFEVDYGPSGREGCIAALLLHEIAARAPLPFHVALPPSPDLAGLCRAYLATPDVAVTNAAWAARTAMSERAFTRRFRSETGDSPAVWRARARLLAAVPWLRDGTVSEVAGRLGYASPAAFTAAFTRAFGLPPSRFTARGRGPDLGRQS; via the coding sequence GTGAAGAACGTCTCCCTGGACGACATCGACCACGTCGACCGGGTCGTCCTGCCGATCGGCACCGATTACCCACCCGGCCACCTCCTGGACTGGCACCAACACCGCCGCGCCCAATTCCTCTACGGCGCCACCGGGGTGATGGTGGTCGACACCGCCGAGGGCACCTGGACCGTCCCGCCCGAGCGGGCCGTGCTGATTCCGGCGGCGACCCCACACCGGGTCCGGATGCTGGGGGTGAGCACCCGGAGCCTCTACATCGAGCCGGACGCCGTGCCGTGGTGGCCGGCCACCTGCACGGTGGTGGACGTGCCGCCGTTGCTCCGCGAACTCCTGCTGAGCGCCGTCGAGTTCGAGGTCGACTACGGCCCCTCCGGGCGAGAGGGCTGCATCGCCGCGCTCCTGCTCCACGAGATCGCGGCGCGCGCCCCCCTGCCGTTCCACGTCGCCCTTCCCCCCTCCCCCGACCTGGCAGGGCTCTGCCGCGCGTACCTGGCCACACCCGATGTCGCCGTCACCAACGCCGCCTGGGCCGCGCGGACGGCCATGAGCGAACGGGCCTTCACCCGGCGCTTCCGCTCGGAGACCGGCGACAGCCCGGCCGTCTGGCGGGCCCGTGCCCGCCTGTTGGCGGCCGTCCCCTGGCTGCGCGACGGCACCGTCAGCGAGGTCGCCGGGCGCCTCGGCTACGCCTCGCCCGCCGCGTTCACCGCCGCCTTCACCCGCGCCTTCGGGCTGCCGCCGTCCCGCTTCACCGCGCGCGGCCGTGGTCCCGACCTCGGCCGCCAGTCCTAG
- a CDS encoding helix-turn-helix transcriptional regulator, with protein sequence MARQELARFLRDRRADLQPHALGLPTDARRRTPGLRREEVAELAHLSVDYYTRLEQARGPRPSPRILDGLARALRLTPAERSHLFRLAGTPAPPGTSAQRRVRPHVSGLLRRLPETAALVTDATYGVVAWNPLAQALFGNDLGRGTTNLARRRFLGQGPGVESSGAEEFGHLVVARLRRAADRYPQDARLAALLTELRSGSEEFRRIWEARPIHAPGHRTKTLAHPVAGTLRLNCDVLLVPEDDQEVVLVTADPGSPSARALRGLARHLPAR encoded by the coding sequence ATGGCGCGACAGGAGCTGGCCCGCTTCCTACGGGACCGCCGGGCGGACCTGCAACCGCACGCGCTCGGCCTGCCGACCGACGCCCGTCGCCGGACACCGGGCCTGCGACGCGAGGAGGTCGCGGAGCTGGCCCACCTGTCCGTCGACTACTACACGCGGTTGGAACAGGCCCGCGGCCCCAGGCCGTCGCCCCGGATCCTGGACGGACTGGCCCGGGCGCTGCGACTGACCCCGGCCGAGCGCAGTCACCTGTTCCGCCTGGCCGGCACGCCCGCACCGCCGGGCACCAGCGCGCAGCGACGGGTCCGCCCGCACGTGTCCGGCCTGCTCCGACGCCTGCCGGAGACCGCCGCCCTGGTCACCGACGCGACCTACGGCGTCGTCGCCTGGAACCCGTTGGCCCAGGCACTGTTCGGCAACGACCTGGGGCGCGGCACCACGAACCTGGCCCGGCGCCGCTTCCTCGGACAGGGACCCGGCGTCGAGAGCTCCGGTGCCGAGGAGTTCGGACACCTCGTCGTGGCGCGGCTGCGCCGGGCCGCGGACCGCTATCCGCAGGACGCCCGACTCGCCGCGCTGCTTACCGAACTCCGGTCCGGCAGCGAGGAGTTCCGCCGGATCTGGGAAGCCCGCCCGATCCACGCACCCGGGCACCGCACCAAGACCCTGGCCCATCCCGTCGCGGGCACCCTGCGGTTGAACTGTGACGTCCTGCTCGTACCGGAGGACGACCAGGAGGTCGTCCTGGTCACGGCCGACCCCGGATCACCGTCCGCACGGGCCCTGCGCGGGCTCGCCAGGCACCTGCCCGCGCGCTGA
- a CDS encoding SDR family oxidoreductase: MNERTALITGANKGIGRHIAGQLAAEGLTVYVGSRDAERGQRAVEEVGGGARLLVLDVTDADSVARAAARVERLDVLVNNAGIAPTLVPPTGATVEEFRRTYETNVFAVVAVTNAFLPVLRRSPHPRIVNVSSGTGSLTWSTHPNPQFAPGSGGAAAYRSSKTALNALTVCYAQTLAAEGFKVNALAPGLRATDLNPRAAASDGDPAEAARGAVRLALLADDGPTGGFFSWDGTPVPW, translated from the coding sequence ATGAACGAGCGCACCGCACTGATCACCGGAGCCAACAAGGGCATCGGCCGCCACATCGCCGGCCAACTCGCCGCGGAGGGCCTCACCGTGTACGTCGGGTCCCGGGACGCCGAACGCGGGCAACGGGCCGTCGAGGAAGTCGGCGGCGGCGCCCGCCTGTTGGTGCTCGACGTGACGGACGCCGACAGCGTCGCCCGGGCCGCGGCGCGGGTGGAACGGCTGGACGTGCTGGTCAACAACGCGGGCATCGCTCCCACGCTGGTCCCGCCGACCGGGGCCACCGTCGAGGAGTTCCGGCGCACGTACGAGACCAATGTGTTCGCCGTCGTCGCGGTGACCAACGCGTTCCTGCCCGTGCTGCGCCGCTCCCCGCACCCGCGGATCGTCAACGTCTCCAGCGGCACCGGCTCGTTGACCTGGAGCACGCACCCCAACCCGCAGTTCGCGCCCGGCAGTGGCGGGGCCGCCGCCTACCGTTCGTCCAAGACCGCCCTCAACGCGCTGACCGTCTGCTACGCGCAGACGCTGGCGGCGGAGGGCTTCAAGGTCAACGCGCTCGCGCCCGGCCTCCGGGCCACCGACCTCAATCCACGGGCCGCCGCGTCCGACGGGGACCCGGCGGAGGCCGCCCGGGGCGCCGTCCGCCTGGCGCTGCTGGCGGACGACGGGCCCACGGGCGGGTTCTTCTCCTGGGATGGAACACCCGTGCCCTGGTGA
- a CDS encoding zinc-binding dehydrogenase yields the protein MTTPESGLRLAELPDPALRGGGATLDVLAAQLPAYTESLVAGGRGGFPTPIVLGPGGIGRVTATADDVFGVRPGDVVIANGLFRSGRTARPEEALLGWTGIGGEGRATPTTDRIRAVWRDGLYAERAVQPERALVALPGAETYPAPERLAFLGWLGVAGEAVERAGVGAGQVVAVVGATGQLGAAAVLVALARGAAAVVAVGRNRGALDALAALDRRVVTVPLTGDRGADGRAIAAAAGPVDAVIDTLGAVPSPDPTMAGYDAVRPDGTWVLVGGVRQELPLPYGDFMHRRLTLRGSWMYRKATVLALWSMIRSGVLDLSVLDVTTVGLDDPAGALAAASRSRGLGVVVLVP from the coding sequence ATGACCACACCCGAAAGCGGGCTGCGGCTCGCGGAGTTGCCCGACCCCGCGCTGCGCGGCGGCGGCGCCACGCTCGACGTGCTCGCCGCGCAGCTCCCCGCGTACACCGAGTCCCTGGTGGCCGGCGGCCGCGGCGGGTTCCCGACGCCGATCGTGTTGGGGCCCGGCGGGATCGGGCGGGTGACGGCGACGGCGGACGACGTGTTCGGGGTGCGGCCGGGCGATGTCGTCATCGCCAACGGGCTGTTCCGGTCCGGGCGGACGGCCCGGCCGGAGGAGGCGCTGCTGGGGTGGACCGGGATCGGGGGCGAGGGGCGCGCCACCCCGACCACCGACCGCATCCGCGCGGTGTGGCGGGACGGGCTGTACGCCGAGCGCGCGGTGCAGCCGGAGCGGGCCCTGGTCGCGCTGCCCGGGGCGGAGACCTATCCGGCGCCGGAGCGGCTCGCGTTCCTGGGGTGGCTCGGGGTCGCGGGCGAGGCCGTCGAACGGGCGGGGGTGGGCGCCGGGCAGGTCGTCGCCGTGGTCGGTGCGACCGGTCAACTCGGGGCCGCGGCGGTGTTGGTGGCGCTCGCCCGCGGCGCCGCGGCGGTGGTCGCGGTCGGTCGCAACCGCGGCGCGCTGGACGCGTTGGCGGCCCTCGACCGGCGCGTGGTGACCGTGCCGCTCACCGGCGACCGCGGGGCCGACGGGCGGGCGATCGCGGCCGCCGCCGGACCGGTCGACGCGGTCATCGACACCCTGGGCGCGGTGCCGAGCCCGGATCCGACGATGGCCGGGTACGACGCGGTGCGCCCCGACGGCACCTGGGTCCTGGTCGGCGGGGTGCGACAGGAACTGCCCCTCCCGTACGGCGACTTCATGCACCGACGGCTGACGCTGCGGGGGTCGTGGATGTACCGCAAGGCGACGGTGCTCGCGCTGTGGTCGATGATCCGCAGCGGCGTCCTCGACCTCTCGGTGCTCGATGTCACGACGGTCGGCCTGGACGACCCCGCGGGCGCGCTGGCCGCGGCGTCCCGCTCGCGGGGGTTGGGGGTCGTCGTCCTCGTACCGTGA
- a CDS encoding VOC family protein, translating into MNITLHSSFLPHTDPDASLAFYRDILGFEVRKDVGQGPMRWITVGPADQPGTSVVLEPPAVDPGLTDDERRTITELMAKGSYARIILATADLDDTFARVQASGAEVVQEPIEQPYGVRDCAFRDPAGNLVRINEVAELR; encoded by the coding sequence ATGAACATCACGCTGCACTCGTCCTTCCTCCCGCACACCGATCCGGACGCCTCCCTGGCCTTCTACCGCGACATCCTCGGCTTCGAGGTCCGCAAGGACGTCGGGCAGGGCCCGATGCGCTGGATCACGGTCGGCCCCGCCGACCAGCCCGGCACGTCCGTCGTCCTGGAGCCGCCGGCCGTCGACCCGGGCCTCACCGACGACGAGCGCCGCACCATCACCGAGCTGATGGCCAAGGGCAGCTACGCCCGCATCATCCTGGCCACCGCCGACCTCGACGACACCTTCGCCCGGGTCCAGGCCAGCGGCGCCGAGGTCGTCCAGGAGCCGATCGAGCAGCCGTACGGGGTGCGCGACTGCGCCTTCCGGGACCCCGCGGGCAATCTGGTCCGGATCAACGAGGTCGCCGAACTCCGCTGA
- a CDS encoding excinuclease ABC subunit UvrA: MSTSLRTDAPASAPHAADSHDMIRVHGARENNLKDVSIEIPKRRLTVFTGVSGSGKSSLVFDTVAAESQRLINETYSAFVQGFMPNLARPEVDVLDGLTTVITVDQQRMGADPRSTVGTATDANAMLRILFSRLGTPHLGSPKAYSFNVASISGAGAVTVERGGQKVKERRSFSITGGMCPRCEGRGAVSDLDLSQLYDDSLSLNEGALTVPGYKSGGWNYRLYTESGLVDPDKPIRKYTKKELQDFLYREPTRMKIAGINMTYEGLIPRIQKSMLAKDREGMQPHIRAFVDRAVTFTVCPECEGTRLTAAARASKVAGVSIADACAMQISDLADWVRSLDEPSVAPLLGSLRHTLDSFVEIGLGYLSLDRPAGTLSGGEAQRVKMIRHLGSSLTDVTYVFDEPTTGLHPHDIQRMNDLLLRLRDKGNTVLVVEHKPEVIAIADHVVDLGPGAGTEGGTVCFEGTVEGLRASGTRTGRHLDDRATVRDAVRKPTGRLPIRGAATHNLKDVDVDLPLGVLCVVTGVAGSGKSSLVHGSVPAGADVVSIDQSPIRGSRRSNPATYTGLLEPIRKAFAKANGVKPALFSANSEGACPTCNGAGVLYTDLAMMAGVATTCEDCGGKRFDASVLEYTLGGRDIAEVLAMSVAEAEEFFGAGEARIPAAHKILQRMADVGLGYLTLGQPLTTLSGGERQRLKLATHMAEKGGVYVLDEPTTGLHLADVEHLLGLLDRLVDAGKSVIVVEHHQAVMAHADWIIDLGPGAGHDGGRVVFEGTPADLVAARKTLTGEHLAAYVGA, from the coding sequence ATGAGCACGTCCTTGAGGACGGACGCCCCGGCGTCCGCGCCGCACGCCGCCGACAGCCACGACATGATCCGCGTGCACGGCGCGCGCGAGAACAACCTCAAGGACGTCAGCATCGAGATCCCCAAGCGCCGGCTGACGGTGTTCACCGGGGTCTCCGGCTCGGGCAAGAGCTCGCTGGTCTTCGACACGGTCGCCGCCGAGTCGCAGCGGCTGATCAACGAGACCTACAGCGCCTTCGTGCAGGGCTTCATGCCGAACCTGGCGCGCCCCGAGGTCGACGTCCTCGACGGACTGACCACCGTGATCACCGTCGACCAGCAGCGGATGGGCGCCGACCCGCGGTCCACCGTCGGCACCGCCACCGACGCCAACGCCATGCTGCGCATCCTCTTCAGCCGGCTCGGCACGCCGCACCTCGGCTCGCCCAAGGCGTACTCCTTCAACGTGGCCTCGATCAGCGGCGCCGGCGCGGTCACCGTGGAGCGCGGCGGGCAAAAGGTGAAGGAGCGGCGCAGCTTCAGCATCACCGGCGGCATGTGCCCGCGCTGCGAGGGCCGGGGCGCGGTCTCCGACCTCGACCTCAGCCAGCTCTACGACGACTCGCTCTCCCTCAACGAGGGCGCACTGACCGTCCCCGGCTACAAGTCCGGCGGCTGGAACTACCGCCTCTACACCGAGTCCGGCCTGGTCGACCCCGACAAGCCGATCCGCAAGTACACCAAGAAGGAGCTCCAGGACTTCCTGTATCGCGAGCCGACCCGGATGAAGATCGCGGGCATCAACATGACCTACGAGGGACTGATCCCGCGGATCCAGAAGTCGATGCTCGCCAAGGACAGGGAGGGCATGCAGCCGCACATCCGGGCCTTCGTGGACCGGGCGGTCACCTTCACCGTGTGTCCGGAGTGCGAGGGCACCCGGCTCACCGCGGCGGCCCGCGCCTCGAAGGTCGCGGGCGTCAGCATCGCGGACGCCTGCGCGATGCAGATCAGCGATCTGGCCGACTGGGTGCGCTCGTTGGACGAGCCGTCGGTGGCGCCGCTGCTGGGCTCGCTGCGGCACACCCTCGACTCGTTCGTGGAGATCGGCCTCGGCTACCTCTCGCTGGACCGGCCCGCGGGCACGCTGTCCGGCGGCGAGGCGCAGCGCGTGAAGATGATCCGCCACCTGGGATCGTCCCTGACCGACGTGACGTACGTCTTCGACGAGCCGACCACCGGTCTGCACCCGCACGACATCCAGCGCATGAACGACCTGCTGTTGCGGCTGCGCGACAAGGGCAACACCGTTCTCGTGGTGGAGCACAAGCCGGAGGTCATCGCGATCGCCGACCACGTCGTGGACCTCGGCCCCGGCGCCGGCACGGAGGGCGGCACGGTCTGCTTCGAGGGCACGGTGGAGGGGTTGCGCGCCAGCGGCACCCGCACCGGCCGCCACCTGGACGACCGGGCCACCGTGCGGGACGCCGTCCGCAAGCCGACCGGCCGGCTGCCGATCCGCGGCGCGGCGACGCACAACCTAAAGGACGTGGACGTCGACCTCCCGCTCGGTGTGCTGTGCGTGGTCACCGGCGTCGCGGGCTCCGGCAAGAGCTCGCTGGTGCACGGCTCGGTGCCGGCCGGCGCCGATGTCGTGTCGATCGACCAGAGCCCGATCCGCGGCTCCCGGCGCAGCAACCCGGCCACCTACACCGGGCTGCTGGAGCCGATCCGCAAGGCGTTCGCCAAGGCCAACGGCGTCAAGCCGGCGCTGTTCAGCGCCAACTCCGAGGGCGCCTGCCCCACGTGCAACGGCGCCGGCGTCCTCTACACCGACCTGGCGATGATGGCCGGCGTCGCCACCACCTGCGAGGACTGCGGGGGCAAGCGGTTCGACGCGTCGGTGTTGGAGTACACCCTCGGCGGGCGGGACATCGCCGAGGTGTTGGCGATGTCGGTGGCCGAGGCGGAGGAGTTCTTCGGCGCGGGCGAGGCGCGCATCCCGGCCGCCCACAAGATCCTCCAGCGGATGGCCGACGTCGGCCTCGGCTACCTCACCCTCGGCCAGCCGCTGACCACGCTCTCCGGCGGCGAACGTCAACGCCTGAAGCTGGCCACGCACATGGCCGAGAAGGGCGGCGTCTACGTCCTGGACGAGCCGACGACCGGCCTGCACCTCGCCGACGTCGAGCACCTGCTCGGCCTGCTCGACCGGCTGGTCGACGCCGGCAAGTCGGTCATCGTCGTCGAGCACCACCAGGCGGTGATGGCGCACGCCGACTGGATCATCGACCTCGGCCCCGGCGCCGGCCACGACGGCGGCCGGGTCGTCTTCGAGGGCACCCCGGCCGACCTCGTCGCGGCCCGCAAGACCCTCACGGGCGAGCATCTGGCCGCATACGTCGGCGCCTGA
- a CDS encoding alginate lyase family protein: MGRRTTTAVTASLAGAALIALLLPLTTAPAGATPARPTAPAAATTAKPFQHPGVLVGDRQLAFVRSRLAAGAEPWRSAYAQLRASRYAALDWRPTPRATVECGSGSHPNHGCSDERDDSMAAYTDALQWALTHDRRYADKAIEIMDAWSATIKGHTNSNAPLQTGWSGNNWARAGELIRHTGAGWPAASVERFATMLRTAYLPELVPGSPRKNGNWELIETDALMGIAVFLDDHKTFDRAATMWRQRLPAYVYLTSDGALPVPPPRAGISGKAALVKYWQGQSTFRNGLAQETCRDLGHTGWGLEAAAQTAETARLQGLDLWAEGRDRLVRALEFHAGYANGARVPDWLCNGTLKTGLGPTVQLAYNEYHVREGLPMPRTQMYVAAHSPFGANYFIGWETLTHTNAP; the protein is encoded by the coding sequence ATGGGCCGAAGGACCACGACGGCGGTGACGGCCTCCCTGGCCGGCGCCGCGCTCATCGCCCTGCTACTCCCGCTCACCACCGCGCCCGCCGGCGCCACCCCGGCCCGCCCCACCGCGCCCGCGGCTGCGACCACGGCCAAGCCGTTCCAGCACCCCGGAGTCCTCGTCGGCGACCGGCAGTTGGCCTTCGTCCGCTCGCGACTGGCGGCCGGCGCCGAGCCGTGGAGGTCCGCCTACGCGCAGCTACGGGCCAGCCGTTACGCCGCCCTCGACTGGCGGCCCACACCGCGTGCCACCGTCGAGTGCGGCTCCGGCTCGCACCCCAACCACGGCTGTTCCGACGAGCGCGACGACTCGATGGCCGCGTACACCGACGCGCTCCAGTGGGCCCTCACCCACGACCGGCGGTACGCCGACAAGGCGATCGAGATCATGGATGCCTGGTCGGCAACGATCAAGGGGCACACCAACTCCAACGCCCCGCTCCAGACCGGCTGGTCGGGCAACAACTGGGCCCGCGCCGGCGAGCTGATCCGGCACACCGGGGCGGGCTGGCCGGCCGCCTCCGTCGAACGCTTCGCCACGATGCTGCGCACCGCCTACCTGCCCGAACTGGTGCCGGGCAGCCCGCGCAAGAACGGCAACTGGGAACTGATCGAGACCGACGCGCTGATGGGCATCGCGGTCTTCCTCGACGACCACAAGACCTTCGACCGGGCCGCGACCATGTGGCGCCAACGCCTGCCCGCCTACGTCTACTTGACGTCGGACGGCGCGCTTCCGGTGCCGCCCCCGCGCGCGGGCATCAGCGGGAAGGCCGCACTGGTGAAGTACTGGCAGGGCCAGTCGACCTTCCGCAACGGGCTCGCGCAGGAGACCTGCCGCGACCTCGGGCACACCGGCTGGGGGCTGGAGGCGGCCGCCCAGACCGCCGAGACCGCCCGGCTCCAGGGCCTGGACCTGTGGGCCGAGGGCCGCGACCGCCTGGTCCGGGCCCTGGAGTTCCACGCCGGGTACGCCAACGGCGCGCGCGTGCCGGACTGGCTGTGCAACGGCACGCTCAAGACCGGCCTCGGACCCACGGTCCAACTCGCCTACAACGAGTACCACGTGCGGGAGGGCCTCCCGATGCCCCGGACCCAGATGTACGTGGCCGCGCACAGCCCGTTCGGGGCCAACTACTTCATCGGCTGGGAAACCCTGACCCACACCAACGCCCCGTGA